Part of the Cydia fagiglandana chromosome 26, ilCydFagi1.1, whole genome shotgun sequence genome, GCCGAGATACAGAAACGGCAGGAGAGCACCAACTACAAGAGCGCCCCCTACAAGTGCGGAGTCTGTTATAGAGGCTTCCTTGTACGGGACAGATATGATGCGCACGTCGTGAGGCATAGCGAGGTGAGTCGTATATATACTCGCTAATAGCCGAGATACAGAAACGGCAGGAGAGCACCAACTACAAGAGCGCGCCCTACAAGTGCGGAGTCTGTTATAGAGGCTTCCTTGTACGGGACAGATATGATGCGCACGTCGTGAGGCATAGCGAGGTGAGTCGTATATATACTCGCTAATAGCCGAGATACAGAAACGGCAGGAGAGCACCAACTACAAGAGCGCCCCGTACAAGTGCGGAGTCTGTTATAGAGGCTTCCTTGTACGGGACAGATATGATGCGCACGTCGTGAGGCATAGTGAGGTGAGTCGTATATATACTCGCTAATAGCCGAGATACAGAAACAGCAGGAGAGCACCAACTACAAGAGCGCCCCGTACAAGTGTGGAGTCTGTTATAGAGGCTTCCTTGTACGGGACAGATATGACGCGCACGTCGTGAGGCATAGCGAGGTGAGTCGTATATACTCGCTAATAGCTGAGATACAGAAACGCAGGAGAGCACCAACTACAAGAGCGCGAGCGCCCCGTACAAGTGCGGAGTCTGTTATAGAGGCTTCCTTGTACGGGACAGATATGATGCGCACGTCGTGAGGCATAGCGAGGTGAGTCGTATATATACTCGCTAATAGCCGAGATACAGAAACGACAGGAGAGCACCAACTACAAGAGCGCCCCGTACAAGTGCGGAGTCTGTTATAGAGGCTTCCTTGTACGGGACAGATATGATGCGCACGTCGTGAGGCATTGCGAGGTGAGTCGTATATATACTCGCTAATAGCCGAGATACAAAAACGGCAGGAGAGCACCAACTACAAGAGCGCCCCGTACAAGTGCGGAGTCTGTTATAGAGGCTTCCTTGTACGGGACAGATATGATGCGCACGTCGTGAGGCATAGCGAGGTGAGTCGTATATATACTCGCTAATAGCCGAGATACAGAAACGGCAGGAGAGCACCAACTACAAGAGCGCCCCGTACAAGTGCGGAGTCTGTTATAGAGGCTTCCTTGTACGGGACAGATATGATGCGCACCTCGTGAGGCATAGTGAGGTATACGCTCTTTATGACACAAGTGTCAAACATTCATTGAAATAAATCACTACCGTTTGTTTGTCCGTCCGAGGCTTATCTCAGTGATCGTTAGTACTAGAAATCTTCAATTTGGCATAAGTAATTATATGAATGACACAGAAACtggaaaaaaaccggacaagtgcgagtcggactcgcccaccgagggttccgtactttttagtatttgttgttatagcggcaacagaaatacatcatctgtgaaaatttcaactgtctagctggtgacagacggacggacggacggacagcggagtcttagtaatagggtcccattttaccctttgggtacgaaagtaagtaagtaagtaaatattctttattgcaccaataaccatacatcttacatacatgtaaaattacaaagaaattttagtgttacaatagaacccggtaacaacaggcggtcttatcgctaaaaagcgatctcttccagacaacctttgaaaccctaaaaatgaagttCAAATAACAGTACCTCCATTTTATTTCACTTCAACCTAGTGAATACAAACCTAGTCCTTACATACATCTCTTAAAAAAATGTGTgggtattatataaataaatagatttttggTAATCGGTCAGTTAAGTATTACctgggtcaatttttgaagagggtgttttttcgacatttgtatggcaattttttatttttgaaaaatctgatttataatcatcgttttaggaagggttcttaacaacaaaaaaatactgtaggaggcacctctgtactttttatagttagctagatatggacgtttaaagatcgacatttgtatgacactatgtagccatttgtaaggcgcttttgacatgtatacgccattttttcgacattatatggcagtatcaacatgtatatgccactatttattatttttgttgcatttataagaccctgacgacatatgtataacaccttctcgacatctgtatggcactaagtcgacatttgtatgccacaatcgacatttatacggtcaaaatagccgtataaatgtcgccatacaaatgtcgcgacatgtcgccaataatattttattgcgatttttcctacacaatacaacagattcacttatttattttactatatattttaacactatatttgcaacaattattataaaagaaatatttttattccaactatgtaccaacgtattcagcgtccatacaaatgtcgttgtagtcgtaccaaaatatatcgaaagagatttttatctatttttaaataaattaagctgtttccgggtttacatttgatgtcaatcgatgcctaactaaccgcactattgcgttgtaaatttaatctaaccgttattcaatagacaaagaagattatagggggtatatttaagtcataacaaaacaggtgccgcgcgggacagcgataaaaaggcttcccttgttttattaaataacgcataaatttatcaatatgattaaatcaattctctagaaaatgctctttatagaaatacaaagttgtttataatacgttgcctacatccagagttatgatttttattattgcgcgatgccgccactgggacacgcgaaaaacggcaaatttcgccgtttttggaacttcaaatgcgattttgtcagaaccaaataatatttttggtacagttgtgcatgatttttaaagcttataatacactgaatgaaaatatatacatacccagtcttttagtcctacggacttcgagttttagccgtgggacagcaaaaaatgcctatttgaaaattgacccaccTATATAATTTCCAATTATGAATTAAATGTAATACGATTCTATATTTTCTCACCGAAGATTCAATGGTGTTCACTATtaatcacagacaaaacatcctccagactgagcatagtcgcgcttccccctctgccacgcacacggtaattttactccatgttcgagtcgaaagtgtctttgcgtgacgtccgtgtctttgaacggaccaatcacggcacgggacgtcgctcacctcgtcccgcgcattttaggcatcatcggttgcatgaaataattgctctaaactcggtctaaatgattcctagtctatgatattaaataaataaataaatattataggacatttttacataaattgacgaagccccacggtaagctcaagaggacttgtgttgtgggtactcagacaacgatatatataatatataaatacttaaatacatagaaaacaaccatgactcaggaacaaatatctgtatcataatacaaataaatgcccttaccaggattcgaacccgggaccatcggcttcggcttcataggcagggtctctacccactaggccagaccggtcgtcaatattAATATACCATTGGTATATTTGCAGCAATCCGGAGCATACGAGTGCTTCATATGCAAGAGCCGGCTGAAGAGCGCGCGGGCGCTCCGGAAGCACCTCACAGCGCAACACACAGAAAAATTCAGCTGCAAGGGATGTCCGTTCGTCACCAGAAACAGGTTGGTAATTATATTGACAGGTAGCCCACTCTATCGTCttaagtatagttcgtttttttagcattagaaagaaggtaagcgatcatgaaatgtcttttaattgaaaaacgctttttaaaattcaaaaactattacttatgaaagcagaagaatataaatgatcgtattagattcataattgttacatatttgccgtaacttatttttaaaatgtgtttttcaattaaaagacacatcaagattgtttacctaatttctaatgctaaaaaaaacgaactatagataacCACTTGAATTGTGACAACCCTACATAGcggaaagggatagtgccatacctTAGAAagccctgaatcgctgtcaaacttcagttttgtaggaagtgtcctttctatGCGGTAGTACAGTCACCTACTGTAAAGGTGGAGAGAGATGATGTTGAATAGAAAAGACTGTATTTGCACTGTTttcttgttttattatttatcataATATTTAAAGGCTTACATAGCGTGGTGCTCGTTGCAGAGCTTGGTAGGAAGAGAAAGGGTGTTGCCATGCGCAGATGGCGATATAAAATAAGGCCAGTTTTGCACTGCGCTACATGATAATTATGCGTGTTTCACACATAAACTGGGGGGGAGAGCGCAAATGcctgtttgagaaaaataatacaaatttcCTTTTGACatgaactaaaaataaaactatttttaaatgcaCTACTTGTGCAACaagaactaaaattaaaaattaacaacCTTTCATTTACTTAATATAAtatcacaatattttttatgtctCTACTGGCAATACAACTATCTTTGACACAGCACGAGAATGCAATTTTTTATCTGAGGTTTGCACCTCCACAACTCTTACATGGCCATCATTGCCATAAAAAACTTTGCTAATCCTACCTACGGGCCAAGTTAAAGGAGGAGTGTTTGGAACCTGTAGTAGCACCACCATGCCAACCTTTAAGTTAGGTTCTGCTTTTTGCCATTTAGTTCTTTGGTTTAACAATGATAGGTACTCCTTTGACCAAACACTCCAAAAATGCTGCCGTACTTGCTCGCAGCACCTCCAAAACCGGAGTGGATTGCTGGGGACTGCTGCCAAATCAGGTTGTGGAGCAGAAGTTAGCTCAGCACCAATCAAAAAGTGCCCCGGGGTTAAATATGAAAAATCAGAGATGTCATGAGACAGCGGGGTCAACGGCCTAGAGTTCAGTATTGCTTCAATTTCTATGATTATTGTACTAAATTGTTCATATGTAAATATGCGATTTGAAGCAATCCTTTTGAAATGATATTTTGCTGATTTGACAGCAGCCTCCCAGAGACCTCCATGATTTGGGCTATATTTAGGAATGAAATGGAACTGTATGCCTTTCTGTAGTACATAATCATTGACATCCTTCTGAAAATAATcttttttatgtaaatcatGGAGCTCTTTTAATTTGTTATTTGCACCGTGAAATGTTGAGCCATTAtcacaaaatatattttgtggATAACCTCTTCTACCAATAAAACGCTTTAGTGCAGCTATGAAAGTATCAGTGGTCATGTCGGTGACCACTTCTAGGTGCACAGCCTTGGAAGCAAAGCAAACAAATACGGCTACATACCCTTTACCTATAACACTGCTTCTAAGAGCTGATTGCTTAATTTCAAAAGGTCCACAATAATCAAGGCCTGTATTTTCAAATATTCGAGCTGGAGTGACTCGCTCCTTGGGAAGTGATCCCATCAACTGCTGACTAGCGGTGGCCTTTAATTTACAACATGTTATGCATTTATTGATTACAGATTTTACTTCTCTCACAGAAtttattatacaatatttttgacATAGGCCACCTAGGACAAGCTTTAACCCTGCATGCATGAGCATTAAATGTTCTTGAATAATAATCAATTTAGTGACATGGCAGTGCTTGGGCAATAtgatattatgtttttttgagaaatCTAAGTGTGTGGCATTGTCCAACCTTCCACCCACACGAAGAAGCCCTGCCGAGTCAATGAAAGGGTTAAGTGATTTTAAATTGGAGGTTATAGCTTTGTCCTTCTCAATACACACAAACTCATTATGAAAGTAGTACATTTGCACACCTTTTATTATTAAAGTCAAAGCGTCTCTAGACTCTTTTACAGAAATTAGATCCGATGACACTGACTTTcctttacatttatttataaatcttAATATATGGACAGTCACTCTAATCATTCTGAAAAGGCTTGAAAATCGTTCAAAAAACGAATCAATAACATTGTCATTTACAGTGGCGCTTAATGCGATGTGCTCATCTGAGCTATCATAATATTCTACACTGCACAGAGGTGGAATTATTTCTGACAAGTGAAAATTGTACTCATTGCCTTCTGTCAAATAGTCTGGGCCATGATGCCACAGCTTGCAATCAATTATTTCTTGAGGATCTGCGCCTCTAGACAAGATGTCGCTAGGGTTAAGAAGGCCAGGAGTATATTTCCATGACATTGTATCTgtcagtttatttatttcttttacacGGTTGCCTATATAGGCTGGTACCTTGAGTGAAGAGGATTCGAGCCAGGCCAATACTATTTTTGAGTCAGTGAACAAATGAACATCTGATATCTTTAGTAAAGAGGCGACATGATTTACCAATTTTGCCAGTATAAGGGCCCCATTCAACTCAAGCTTCGGAATTGTCAGTTTAGATGCAAGCGGGGATATTCTCGACTTAGAGCAAAGTAAATGTATATAAGGCTTACCATTTACTATGGCCTTAACATAAATACAACAGCCGTAAGCTACAACTGATGCATCACAGTATCCTATAAGCTGTATGCTAGTGGCTTCAGACACATTTATGTACCGCGGTATGGTCACGACAGGCATGTTAACCAAATTATTATAGAATGTCTGCCATATTTTTACTAGTTCAGGTGGCAGGGGAGAGTCCCATTCTAAATCGTATTGCCATATTTGTTGTAAGATAAGTTTTGCCTTGACGGTTAAAGGTCCGACAAAGCCCATTGGATCATAGAGTCTGCTGATAGAACTCAGTACATTTCTTTTAGTGGGCACCTCAGGAGAGGTGAGTACACGGCCACTCATTTTGTATGCATCTTCTCGGGCATCATAAGATAGTCCTAAGATCTTAACAATTGATTTATCCTGATCTATATCCTGCTTGGCAAGGCCAATTTTTTCTTGAGGGATATCTTGCAATATTTCTGACTCATTAGAAATCCATTTATGTAATTGAAAGCTACCTTTGCTCATTAGAGAAATAAGTTCACTTTTTAGTTGTAAAGCTCCCTGAAGTGTATCTGAGCCGCCTTGCACATCATCTACATAGCTGTTTTTGATGATAGCTTCACTGGCCAATGGATATTGAgctttgtatttttttgctAGCTCTACAAGACACTTTGTGGCAAGGTAGGCACTGCTTTTTAATCCATAAGTTATTGTTTGTAATTGTAAACACTGTAAAGTGTCATCTGCCCGCCACAAAATGTTTTGTAGGCGTCTATGCTCAGGGTGCATAGATATCATGCGGTACATGTGACGTATGTCACACTGCACCGTGTACTTGTATGTGCGAAAAAGCATCATGATATCAAATAATGAGTTTTGGACTACAGGGCCATTGCATAAATAGTCATTGAGACTGTGGCCTGCCTTAGTTTTGAAACTACCATCAAATACAGCCcggaatttatttgtaattttgtcGGGCCGGAGAATTCCATGATGTGACAGGTAAAATACCGGTTGCTCTGTAGGGTCACAGTCCTTTAGATCAATTACTTTGGCGTGACCTAGATCAAGGTATTCTTGTATGAATTGTTTGTATAAGTTATGAAACTCAGGTTCCTTTGCAAACCTTTTTTGAAGATTATTTAATCTTTGCAAAGCAATCACAAAGGAGTTAGAAGGATCTATTTCGCTAAAATTAACTTTTAATGGGAGAGTAACCTCATAGCGATCCTTGTTCAATGAGGTTGTCTCCAAAAAATCTTCTCACAATATTCCTGCTCCGGCATGCTTTCTGGATATGCTTCAGGGACCTTTTCGGCCTCCCAAAATTGCCTTACACAAGAGTCAAGATCAGGATTAACCATTGTATGCatagcaactgtattaaaattgTATGATGGACTCACACTTACTCTGCCTGAGACGATGTATCCAAGGCGCGTGTTCAGCAGCACTGGATCCTCAGGGCCTGCCTCAACCTTTCCGTCTTGTATTACTCTGCAGAAGATATCTGCAGCCAGAAGGAGGGAAACTTCGCCTGGAACATTAAATTCATCATCAGCTAAGGTAATAGCGTTGGGCAAAATCAGCTTGGCCAAGTCTATGGCTTGCTGTGGCTGTGCTGAAGTTATTTTGGGTACAATAGAGCAGTCAACATCAATCTTATAATCCTGAACTCTAGAATGGACGGTTAGCTTGATGCTTTTATTAACATTGCTACTATGTTCCATAAGCATGCCAATGtttattggatcattggattGCGGTAAGCCTAGTTTACTAGCTAACTCCGCTGTACAAAAACTTGTCTGTGCGCAACAATCTAAAAGTGCCCTAACAATGCGTTTGTTATTGTGTACATCAGAGACTAATACCTTAGCAGTGGGCAATAATACCTTGGTGACTTTCTTAGCACTGGTATGTAAATTGACAGTACCTGATTGACTCTGACTCGGCTCTTCATCAGTTGTTTGCTTAACTTTTTCATGTATCAAAGTATTGTGGGCCCTGGAACTACATTCTGCACATTTAAATGTGTATCTACATTTTTTGGAGTGAGCTCCAAGACATATTTTACATAAATTATGTTTGATGACAATGTCCAACCTATTGTTGATTGGTATGGAATTAAATTTTGGACACTTATAGAGCCTATGCTGCTGACTACACACAACACATTTTTCTGCAGTGATAGTTACTGCAGAAGCTGCCGGGGCGGGCGAGGCTGTCACCGCATGAGCTGTTACTTTAGCTTTGACATATGAGCTTTCACTACCGGCTGGACTCGCCTCCAACACAGCTGCTCTTTTTTCTAAAAAATTAAGTAAACTACTCACAGTGTGTTGCTCGCTGTTGTCCCTCTCGGAGTGATACAATCTCACGGTGAAGGAATCTAACTTTCTTAACAAGATGCAGGCTAGGATGGCGTCCCATGATGTGACTGGCTGCTCAAGGTTTTGTAGCGCGGTGAGATGTTGCCGGACCTTGGCCACCATGTCTCGCAGCTGTAGAGCAGTGCCTCGGTGCAACGCTGGTATGTCCAGGAGTGTATTGACGTGGCTGCTGATGATTAATGCTGGGTTGTCATACCGTTTCTTGAGTAGTTCTAGTGCAGAGTCATATGATGCTCCAATTATGGGTAAATTGTCGATAAGCTGTAGCGGCTCGCCCTTTAAGTACTTTTTCAGAAAGCACAGCTTCTGAACGACAGGTATTCGCGCGTCGCGATGTACTACAGCCTCAAACATCTCGATAAATGATTTGTAGAGCGCGACGTCCCGCCCGTCGAAGACAGGTATATCAAGCGAAGGCAAGCGCGCTGCTTTTCCACTGCCCTCTGCTGTCTGTGTATTTTGTTGGGCTGTTTTTTCTATCACATTTAACGCGCACTCTAAAGCGGTCATAATGCTGTAAAATCGAT contains:
- the LOC134677391 gene encoding uncharacterized protein LOC134677391 isoform X1, which encodes MMLFRTYKYTVQCDIRHMYRMISMHPEHRRLQNILWRADDTLQCLQLQTITYGLKSSAYLATKCLVELAKKYKAQYPLASEAIIKNSYVDDVQGGSDTLQGALQLKSELISLMSKGSFQLHKWISNESEILQDIPQEKIGLAKQDIDQDKSIVKILGLSYDAREDAYKMSGRVLTSPEVPTKRNVLSSISRLYDPMGFVGPLTVKAKLILQQIWQYDLEWDSPLPPELVKIWQTFYNNLVNMPVVTIPRYINVSEATSIQLIGYCDASVVAYGCCIYVKAIVNGKPYIHLLCSKSRISPLASKLTIPKLELNGALILAKLVNHVASLLKISDVHLFTDSKIVLAWLESSSLKVPAYIGNRVKEINKLTDTMSWKYTPGLLNPSDILSRGADPQEIIDCKLWHHGPDYLTEGNEYNFHLSEIIPPLCSVEYYDSSDEHIALSATVNDNVIDSFFERFSSLFRMIRVTVHILRFINKCKGKSVSSDLISVKESRDALTLIIKGVQMYYFHNEFVCIEKDKAITSNLKSLNPFIDSAGLLRVGGRLDNATHLDFSKKHNIILPKHCHVTKLIIIQEHLMLMHAGLKLVLGGLCQKYCIINSVREVKSVINKCITCCKLKATASQQLMGSLPKERVTPARIFENTGLDYCGPFEIKQSALRSSVIGKGYVAVFVCFASKAVHLEVVTDMTTDTFIAALKRFIGRRGYPQNIFCDNGSTFHGANNKLKELHDLHKKDYFQKDVNDYVLQKGIQFHFIPKYSPNHGGLWEAAVKSAKYHFKRIASNRIFTYEQFSTIIIEIEAILNSRPLTPLSHDISDFSYLTPGHFLIGAELTSAPQPDLAAVPSNPLRFWRCCEQVRQHFWSVWSKEYLSLLNQRTKWQKAEPNLKVGMVVLLQVPNTPPLTWPVGRISKVFYGNDGHVRVVEVQTSDKKLHSRAVSKIVVLPVET
- the LOC134677391 gene encoding uncharacterized protein LOC134677391 isoform X2, with the protein product MAAEDIKKLIASRGQCKASMTRMERFLQQEPQLFTVESLTTRKASMNTVFQKYQDVCVQLSVLDPEHHKDDLDDDTEDRFYSIMTALECALNVIEKTAQQNTQTAEGSGKAARLPSLDIPVFDGRDVALYKSFIEMFEAVVHRDARIPVVQKLCFLKKYLKGEPLQLIDNLPIIGASYDSALELLKKRYDNPALIISSHVNTLLDIPALHRGTALQLRDMVAKVRQHLTALQNLEQPVTSWDAILACILLRKLDSFTVRLYHSERDNSEQHTAKFPSFWLQISSAE